In Mus caroli chromosome 16, CAROLI_EIJ_v1.1, whole genome shotgun sequence, the sequence TCACTGAGTAATCACCAGGGCTCCCAGCCCGTGGTGTTTTGCTTtacaacataaattttaaaattactctgTGTTGGCATACGTATGTGAAAGCTCATTAACAGACACTGGCATTCTGATTGGTCTGGCACTAAATTTAAACTGTTTTGGAAAGAACTGAAACACTGAAGGATATGCCATTCTGTTTCTTTATACCTTATCGATGTTTCCTTAACAATCGGTTGAGATTTATGCATCTTTTGACAGATTTGATCTGAGATAGCTGCTATACATTGTGATGAGTTCCTTTTTAACGCTGTAATGTTTCATTGGCCCTACATGgtgaataagataaaaataacttgagctgaaatatatatttgaaatactcAGTTTTCATACTTTACTAATAAGTTCTTGAATTGTTCTGCCTAAAATTTACTATcgtttaataattataattttgtgtaTGCCTTTTTAGTGTTTGAAGGTCTTATCTACTTTTGCTGATTAGGATTTTCAGAATGTGTTGGACAGTGAAAGATAACCTTGATCAAAAGGAAAGGCCTTACAATATTTAACTTCAAATGTTTACTGTGTGCTTGGTAAGTAACCTTAGTTGGATTGAATTTCTTCTCTTCAATCTGTACTAATAATTCTCAGCCATGAACTTTCCAAAATGTTTGCAATTATCATTTACATCTATAGTTTTATAAATGTGATAGAGGAAATTATATTTAGGATATGAATATGGCAAACTATCTCCAATAATACAAAACAATatacacatttgaaatataagacAGTCTTTACACAATGTACTGTTAGCTTTGTTTAGGACAGagattctcaatcttcctaatcctgtaaccctttaatacagtccctcatgttggccccaaccataaaactattttttccttgctatttcataaccataattttgctactatgatgaattgtaatgtaaatatctgctttcTAGTGTTCTTAAAAGACCCCTATGAAATGGTTGTTCAAGACCAAAGGGGTCACAACACACAAGTTGAGAACAACTGGCTTAAGAATCTTGAACAATTACCATATGAGGGTACCCTATACTTTATTATTTGTTCATCTGCAGGATCAAGGTTTGCAGAAATGGCACATTGGTTAAAAGCCACTGTAAGCaccccaggtttagttcccagaacctatatggtagttcacaaccatctgcaacttcagttcaGAGGACCCAACGACCCCTCTGACCTTCCTGACTTCCACGCATGCATGTGATGCAGACATGTTTTCAGacaaaacatgtatacacatacgtTAGAAtacattaattttgaaaaagCTGTGTGGAACGTGATGAGAGAGTATAGAAggctgcctccctagtgctgttCTTTGGCAGAACTTCTGAATGCTTTCtgttaaaaccttttaaaatatgtgaatggTTGCTAGGAGAGGCAGAATTTGTCCTGTTCAGGGATGAGCAGCCTGATAAATTATccagtaccaagtggtcagccctaatacatagacatacaaacaataaatgggctctgcagttctctctctctctctccctctctctctctctctctctctctctctctctctctNGGGCtctgcagttctctctctctctctccctctctctctctctctctctctctctctctctctctctctctctctctctctttgtgtgtgtgtgtgtgtgtgtgtgtgtgttgaatatatgttgtatgtaaaagtgtgtatgtgtatgcactgtgtggtatgtgtgtgcatgtacgcgtgtgtgcatgtgtgcgtgagGATATAGCAATACTTaagaagaaataatgaatttGAGATGGAGTTGGGGTGGGAGACATGGGAGGAGtcggaaggggagagagggagatagaaaTGATGTAATACTTACAGCACTCATGCATGACATTATcaaaaatgtttaatgttttaaaaatgtcacagaaatattaaaaaattcataTGGAACTATAATTATCTTTGAGGAATGGCATTTACTTATGAGTCAATTATTCAATACTTTTGATAGTAAAATAAACTGGTAATCAAATAGTCTTTTGGAGGTCAGAGTTAGTGGCTTTTCTGCAGTAGAACTGTATCATCTAAATTTTCACGTTTACTGGCTTTGGTGGTTCAAAGTATCATCTTATCGTCTCTGTGCCTCTGCTCCACGCTTTCTCGTGTTTTCTCACTCTGTACTGCTGTTTACATTTGGGCTGTTCATATTTATCTCCTGACCAGTTTCATAGAGGCTTACCAACTTTATGTTTTACGGTAATtaactcttggttttgtttatctACTATCTTACATCTATTCTCAGATgaatttttattatcttaataCTTTTTTGTACAGCTGATAAATTAAAAGGTAATTTCACTTTCTAACAAGCCAACTCTAGAAGGGTTGGGGTGGGAATTCACAATCAAACGGTggcactttttaaataaaaagcaccTTTCGTAACAAACTCACAAATAAGAGCAGTTCGCGGCTAGGTTACAGCAGCCACTAAAGCACTTACCAGTTTCACGTTCTGTGTGTCGATGAACTTCTGTGCAACTTAATGGCTATTCTGGAGTTGTGGAGCTTCTCTTATGGTTTTGTACTTTCAGTATCAACCATATCTGTGCACACTCATCCACtgcaaaacattttaagaaatgttaagaaattttaaaacGGCAAAGctcaaactagaaaaacaattagtTCTGTGTCctctttctgtccttgtgttcCTTTTCTGCATCATATCCTTCCACTTTATCTGTAATTACCCTTCCTTGTCACCTTCCTCAGTGCCATGCAGTGCCAAGTCTTCAAGCTGGAAAACCCCTGCACACCCTTGCTCCACTCTTCCtgtccctccccttttctccctccactgcCACTCACCAAGAGTTTAGGGGAAGAAATCAACCCAATAAGAAGAATGTTCTGAGAAGTTTTAGTGCTTAGAAAGACAGTTTCTTAGATCTAAAGTATTAGACGTGGCAGTGAAATATCTAAATGTGCAAGTAGATGGCAGAGTATATAAAGAATGTGATTCAAGAATACAGCTTTCTCAAGTTTTGATGAAGACATTGGGAGACAGACATAATGGGAAGAATCAACTAAGGGCAGTGGTCAATGTAGCATCTTTAAGAGGGATAGCAACTGCCTAACAGCTATACACTGCACTGTGGTCATGTGACTTCAGGTTTccaaacctgatttttttttgagaggaacCAGAAATCTGTCTCTTTGGGGGTATGGGCATATGAATATGCTAGGCCCATAGGAAGTGCcactaagaggtgtggccttgttgtagtaggtgtagcctcgttggaagaagtatgtcattgtCAGGGTGGCCAGTGAGATGCTCCTCCTAACCACAtaggagccagtcttctcctagcatccttcagatgaagatgtagaactctcagctcctcctgcaccttgcctgcctggacggtgccatgctcccaccttgatgataatgagctgaacctctgaacctgtaagcctgccccaattaaatgttgtccttataagagttggcttggtcatggtgtctgttaacagcaaaaaaaaaaaaaaaaaaaaccaaccctaaGATTGGGGAGGGGTGTTTGGGAGCTTCcaatttcaatatatatatatatattagcttaAAACTATTTGAAGCATTGTAAACATCCAAATGAAGCATTGCTGTGAACCAAATCCATCCTGTAAGCTGAGTCTGGGAGTTCCGTGGCTCAGCGTGTGGACACACTGGGAGTCTGTAGTAGCAGCACACTGTGGACCTCGGGGATCCTACCCCAGGGCCCACGGAAAAGAGCAAGAGCACAACGTCCCAGGATAACCCTCACCTTGACGTAGCTTTGGGTCCTCGGGATGAGTTGCTTCTGTTGCCTCACACGCCTCGTGTTTCCCACACTGGCAGCCACCGACCCAATCAAAGATAATTATAGTTCCAtatgaattttttaatatttctgtgaCATATTTGTACCCAATGGTACAAATCAAATCTATAATTATTATACTGAGGGATTGGCCTTTGCTTCAAAACAGTAGGCATTCCTTTGGTTTCACTGGAAGAGCAGAGGTCCACCATCCAGGTTTCTAATAAGATATGCAACCAGTAACAGCCTAGAAAACtaacacatgctctctctctctctcgcgcacacacacacacacacacacacacatatacatatgcacacataacatatatgcatatgtacatagaCATATTTACATTGTACATATGACACAATCTCATAGGGAACCCCGTAAACCTGAGCAAAAACAAAATTGGTGTAGTGCAAAACAAAACGTGCATACATTCGAACTACAACCTAGAAGTCTGAGAGACTATGCTGTCCACTCGTTCAGTTGCTTggttctttcatttttgtatttaaaaaaaaaaaaaaaaaaaaaaaaaaacctttttttccaTATGGAAGCTTTATGTATAATCCCAAACCACAAAGAATAGACATTTTGACTTATATGCAAAAGACTTGTGGTTTCTACAAAACTTTTATAATTTCTCTTTGGGCTCAGATGAAGCcgtaaataaatatacatacatccaCTCTATAAACTGTGTCATATGCTTCTGAGTGTTTACTTTCCCTTACTCATCAGCAGTAAAACCACAACACAGACCTATGGTTTGAAGAGCTATGATATGAACAATGTGCTTCACCACAttcaatatttctcttttttttctctctctctctctttatctccatCCAATTCTGCCTCCAACTGTCTTTTGAATTCATCTAGATGACTGGTTCTTTGTCCTGGAGTGAACCACTCAGGGACATGAATGAGAACATTGGCTTTCCTACATCGCATGCACTGCATCTATTGCAGTTTTATTCCGATTAAGTGGAAATGTTTTGGAATCCAGACTTAaattacctttaaatttttaatacatAAGTGCAAAAACATGTATATACTAGCAATCCAGTCAACTAAATCTTTAAGGCGTTTCCTACAACATTCTTCTAGTTTTGTATTGTTTACTTTTATAGATTTGCACATTTGCAGAGAGTTCTGGAAATGTGCAAATCTTCACTCTTTAATAACAATTATGAATAATCAAGatgaaattctcagagaagaaaaatgagaacctTCATATTGCAATAGAATTAATTAGCATTAAATGTGAAATTTTTGATAGTGTCAAGGGTAATTTCAGCTCTAAATATTACTCAAATTTTTCAGGttaatatttataatagtaaCAAATATGAGTTTTATTccatattaaacatttaaattcaaaATGCAGACTTACTGATTCAGATTGCATCTCCTCCCCAAGATGTTCATAATCATTTTAAGAGGCTTATATAacttataaaatcattttaaatttggttatttaagtttcttcaaatattttacataGTGCTTATAAACTTGAGTTGACCACTGtctgaataaaaacaaactgatATAAATAATCTCTAGAATATAAAGTAATAAAGTGAGTGTCCCACTGCTCACAACAGTTAGACTTTCACTTTTGTAGTTTAAGGTGGTATAAGATATACAGGTAAGATGTACAGCAGGACTTATACTTTCACATTGGATTGGATCTTGACGTGACCATGGTGATGTTCATTTTGTGTACCAAATCAATTGTACTGTGGTGCCTAGATATTTGGCCAACCATTTTTCTTGAGCATTTATGGGAAGCAGGTTTGATGaggttaatatttaatttatcaaATTTTGAATACAGCATAAGGCAATGGGGTTCATCCAAATAGCTGAAGGCCTTCAGAGAGTCAGACCAACTTCctcaaaagcaagagaaaaacaattcTGTATCCAACTGTCTTTTGACTTCATCTAGATGACTGGTTCTTTGTCCTGGAGTGAACCACTTACAGACATGAAAAAGAATATTGGCTTTCCTACATCAAAATATCAAcatgaagttgttgtttttttttttaccaaaattatttgaaatcacttttatttatgGGAAGGCTTCTCTTGTGTTCCAATTAGGTCCTTAACCAGTTGGATGAGGTCTACCGCTTTGTGAATATGACTCTACTCTTATCCCAACAAAAAGGTACATAGACAGAGGCTCATGAAGACTTGGGAAGTAAAAGAAACTTTCAAGTTCCAGGAATTTCCTGAAACTTAGGAGATTTCTAGGGCCCCtattcaaagtttttttttgagggggggggggttgccagtatgtttctctcttttatttttgtgtttgactTGAGATTGTTGAGTGATTTATAAGCATTACATTAATTCCCATGCAAAACTCCAAGAGTCTGATTCCAACTGGCCAAAATCCAACCTATATGAGTCTGGACACTCAAGACCAAAACAGCCACTGTTGCTTGCTTGACTCTTCCATCAGCAGACATCATTGGTGTCATCTATGTCAGCAGGGCCATCCACGACTCAAGCACCATGGTTTGCCTTGAGTTCACACCCAAACAGGGGCCAACACACCCTGAAGCACCCAAATCTAGCAAATAGTTCCTGTCAGATAATAGAACTCCCTTCTTCCAACAGAGCTACGTAGGTATTTCCTGGTTCCTGCTCTACAGTGACACCTGCTTTGAACAGGCATGGTTATCTTCAATCTGGGGACAATTCTGCCTGTCAGTTTCCCTCAAGATCTCAGAAGTAAAGggactttataaaagaaaaggggaagagaagatcTCTAGAACCCCtccctcaaagaaataaatacaaagacaCCCACTTGATCAAGTATTATCTCCTATCTCCCCCAGCTTCAGATGGTCAGTGAATAGGTATAAAGCTTTAAGAACTCCCCTCAGTAAGGCAGAAACCAGAGCTATCAAAGAGGGCAAAACGGGACCCACAATGAAAGGAGAACTAGACAAAATGTAGAGACTCATCCTACTGACAGGGAGAACTGGACTAAATGAGAGGCGACAACAGAGAGATGTCAATGGACGCTAAAACACACATCGAAGCTTATGACAATGGCAAAGACTTCATTAGTGCAAATAACGATTAGAATGGTGTGCTCCTTAATAGGATTTAAATAAGGCTTTAAATAATTACAAACACTAAAACTAACATTTGGAAACCTTAATTCTGTTTGGAAAGCTATCAAACCCTCCCTCCAAACCATCCAATGTTTGCTGATTTGAGAACAATTACATTCAATGAGGTTGCTCAGAAACACAATAgacatcactctctctctctcttgaagttTCCATGTCTCTAGAAAGGGGAAACTGTTCTGACTGCTGGTGCAAAGAAATAAACGCAgccagcatgcacaagacccgcAGGTTCTTAGGACTCTCAGTGAAAACATGGGAGAAGAACGAGGTCAAAGACAGAACATCCGCCGAAGAGATTGTGTTCAAATATGCCAGGAGGAGATGTGTTCCCCCAAACCCACCAACAAATCTACATTGGGTGTGggacagaaagcaagcaagaggaTTCATGGGCAATGTCGTCTATGGCTCaagttctcctttaaaaaaatgaaaaccaagaaaaataaaaatccacaataactagaaaacaaacagcaaaatcGGGCAGAATATGAAATAGTAATAATACTGTTTCAGAGCCCGCACCATCCTGCAGAACCTGCGTTCTTACCAAATCCAATGTTAGCTGGATATGTAAAAAACAGAACGACAGTCACAAATCACACTACACGGTACGTAAATTTTAGAACCAAgaaagatgggggggggtggggaaagagtcaacaaaacactcagaaaaaTTTATCATCGATTCTGAAATGGGGCCTCGTGACGTCATCGGGGTTAATAAAGACCGAGATGGACTTCCCTGGATTCTCAGTCACTAGCTGCTGCAGTTTTTTTGCCAGACGGTCATCAGGCTGATTGGGGTCCCCGCCATCCGACTGTGGGGAGGGGATGCTGGTGGTGCTGCCCCGACGTTGGAGCTTCAGCGTCAGCAGATTGGCCGCCTTCACATGCTCAATGGCGGTGCGCAGGTGCTCTGCGGGATCGGAGCGAACCCAGGAGAGCTTCCGGGCGTGGAGCATGACTGTCTCCTCTGACAAATGCTCCAGCATGTTACACTGAGGGATGAAATAATTAGGGCACATCTTGTTGACCAGGCAGTGCTGCAGGTCGTCAATGAGGCCCAGCAAAAAGTGGGCTGCATAGTCTTCTTGAGCCAAGTAGCTGGCAGGGAGTTGATCACAGGCCCAGAGCATCATGCTCCGCAGGTGATAGGGGCTGATGGCCTTGGACCTCGACAGGAGTTTGATGATGATGGCTTTGCAGGCTTGGTAGGCCTGCATTAGACTGCCTGAAATGCACTTCTTCAGTTGTACCTCGCTCCTGGCAAAGGACAGTCGCCACTCATTGTCCTTCTTGTCTTTGTAGGAGCAAGCTGGCACCAGGTAGAAGCCACTGATGACCTCTTCTTCGGTGATCTTCCCATCCCAAAAGTGGTTCTCCATGAGCCAGCTCTGAGCCACAGAAGGCCAGCCTTTGAAGGACACNACGGGGACGNTGTCGTACAANATGCGGCTGCTCCCCACGCCCAGAATGATGGAGATAATGGTACCGTTCTTCTCTACCTTTTCCACCTTCGGCATCCCTCTCTGGGGTTTCTTCTGTATCTCCGAGAGGANGATGCTGATGGAGTCATAGAACCAGTCAGCCACTTTGGTGGGGGAGAAGAAGTAGTTGGTNGCACCGNTGATGTGATCGGCGATTGTGCAGCAACCTTTCCATTTACTGATTGTCCCCTCATCAAAGAGCCTGAGGCTGAGCCAGGAGTGGCACAGGGCTGAGTGGCGCATATCGAGCGTCACAGGCTGGTTACGGTCATGCAGCTTAAGGGCGGGCACCAGAAGGGTAAAGTCCATATTGTAGTCAGTGCCCGGGGCACAGACATTTAACTCATCTAGGTCCAGGTCCACCACACCTTCCTGGTCCAGGTCCACCACACCTTCCCGGACTCCTCCGGAGAGCAACAGATACTCGTTGGCCACGGGAAGTTTTTGATCTAGCTTTTGCACCATTCCCAACATGGAAAAGATGAAATCCTTGGCAGTGTGGATCTCCAGCGCTCTCTGGTCGTCGTATTCCCTCTGGTCGTGCCTGGTGAATTCCTGGATGAGTTTGTTCAGTTCCTCCACCCGAGCTCCAGACCTGAAATCCAGCTCCGGGAAGGCAGGCTTGTTGTTGCACCCCAGGGAGGCTGCATTGCTGGTGGTGGGAGCCTCCATCTTCATGCAAACCTCGCCCAGCAGCGGCTCCAAGGTGGCCGCGGCAcccacctccccgccccccaccccgccccgacCTCCAGGTGTGGCTGGGCAGCCTGGCCCGTGGGCAGGCCTCAAAGTTTTATAAATAGTAACAATTTCGAGGACAGGGTGGGAAAATGAAAAAGTACCTGGAGTGAAAAAGTTTCCTGGAGTGAACAACTCACAGACATGAACAAGAACATTGGCTTTCctacatcaaaattccaacatgaagacatttgttttatttaccaCAATTATTTGAAATCACTTTTATTTATCAGACTGGAAAAATGCTTGCCTTAGATGCATAAAGGTTTGGCCACCATCTTCAGAATCCACGTTTGAAAATAGGTATCATTCGAAATATTTATAATCTGGGTACTGGGAATTCAGAAATAGACAGGTCTCTGACGTTTCTGGCCAGTCAGGGCTCCAGGctaataagactctgtctcaaaaaataaataagtaaataaataaataaatagatagataaataaataagtatctAAACAAGGTGAATGACTGTGGTAGCTCTAATGAGAAAAATCCCCTATAGTTTCAGATAGCTAAACACTCGGTCCCCAGTTGGTGCTGTTGTTTGGGGCAGCTTAGAAGGAACACCAACTGGAAGTAGAATTTGAGAATCTAAAGACTTGTGTCAATTCCAGGTGACTCTTCCTGCTTCTTGCCTTTGTTTTAATATGTGACAtctcagcctcctgctcctgctcctgctcttcctcctgctcctcctcctcctgctcctgctcctcctcctgctcctgctcctcctcctgctcctcctcctgctcctgctcctcctcctgctcctcctcctgctcctgctcctcctcctgctcctgctcctcctcctcctgctcctcctccNNNNNNNNNNNNNNNNNNNNNNNNNNNNNNNNNNNNNNNNNNNNNNNNNNNNNNNNNNNNNNNNNNNNNNNNNNNNNNNNNNNNNNNNNNNNNNNNNNNNNNNNNNNNNNtgctcctccttctgctcctgctcctcctcctgctcctgctcctgctcctgctcctcctgctcctcctcctgctcctcctcctcctcctgctcctgctcctcctcctcctgctcctgctgccacacctgctgcttgctgccttgcCTACCTGCCATGACAAATGTTTCTTGTCTGAAGAATAAATCCAAATAAATGTTCTGCTCCATAAGTCCCTTTTGAGCATGTGCTTTATCTCAATGATGGAGAAGTAACTAATGCAATGGCCTTCTGAAGGAATAGCATACAAGGCTATActgttatcctctgacttccaagtgcacatgtatgaacattttaaaaaagaagttaagtAAATAGACTGCCCAACTGACCAAGCTGCCTGCCAGTTCTACAGAGAACTCTAAGAACCCAGCTTTTTTTGAGTCATTCACCATGCTTGGGTAGGCTCTTTGGGCACTCAACTATACATAACCTCTCATCCATACTATATAGTTGTACAGGCTAGTTTTGTGTccatttgacacaaactaggccTATTTAGGGAAGAAGGAACCTTACTTCAGAAAATGCTCCTATTagattgacctgtaggcaagcctatgtGGCATTTTCTAGAGTGATAGTCAATATATGGAGTAACCAGCCATTGCCAgtagtgccacctctgggcaggtggcctGGCATTTTATAAGGAAACAAGCTGAGCACGTCATGAGAAGCAAACTAGTAATCGGtactccatggcttctgtttgagtttctgcctccaagttcttgtgctacttgagttcctgccttggcttccctcaatgatgaactgtgattgggatgtagaCGTGTAAGCCAAATATACCCTTAAATCTCCAAGGTTCTGTTGCcaatggtctttatcacagcaacagagaagtaacaaAAGTAACAACCCAGGAAAACACATGGATTCAATAAGCTAGATAGGTAGAATTTCTTCTGTAGTTTATTATTAGTGCCCTTCTAGGGCAAATAGAAATTTGTTCATGTCTCACCAGaaataaacgtgtgtgtgtgtgtgtgtgtgtgtgtgtgtgtgtgtgtgtgtgtggtgtagtatagtatatttataatatgtatatgatctatatgatatatatacagtTATATATTATAGTTTCACATTGTTCTCTGGTATCCCTGTGTGTTTGATCCCATTTGTCTAGACTTTAAAAGAAAGCAGATTGGAATTaattttttctcccattctgtctCCCATTGTTTTAATACTTAGGAAAATATGTGACTTCAGTGGGAAATTTGCAGAGTGTATTGTCTATGTTCAATTGTTATTGCCCCTTCAGACtgtaatttcaaatttatttaaagtAGTTGTATACTCAAATAATTTTTTGTGAAATTAAAACCAGAAAGAAATTGAGGTTGTTAGTATTTGTCTTTGGATACTCccaagcaaagaagaaagaaaccatttCTGGGGCTACTGTCTTCTTGGTGTGCTAAATAGCTAGACTGAGGAACAATTGTGCAAATCAGAGTACTGTTCTACACTGTGttaaatacaaacataaaattataatgtCTAGGGGAAAGCTGAAATTCTGTCTTTTACATGTTCATTAAAAGGAAAGGGCAGATTGTCCTATAGATTTACAGTTTCCTAGACTGGAACAGAAATGGGAGGGCAGTAAATAGCCCAATGCATTGAAATCCTGTCTAAACATTCATGGAACAATAAGTTACATACAGGAAAGACAGATGTATACTTTCTAGTTCCCATCCTGTCTCTTGTAATATATGTGATGAAGTATGGACAAGCAATAGAGTTTAGAATTGCATTCAAATGTCCCTATCTTCTAGGCTCAATCTCCTTGTCCAGAAAAGAAGGTAACCATGGaaatgtaactcagttggtagagttctgGTCTACCAGGTATAAAACTCTGAGTTCAATCTATGACACTATATGAAACAGGTGAAGTAAAGCATGCATATAATCCCAATACTCCAGAAGTAGAAACTATGGCAAATTTAGACTATATGAGATTATCtctagaagaggaagaggaatatcATAATTAATCTGTGTGCTTATTATTAGAATATA encodes:
- the LOC110311962 gene encoding protein MB21D2; this encodes MKMEAPTTSNAASLGCNNKPAFPELDFRSGARVEELNKLIQEFTRHDQREYDDQRALEIHTAKDFIFSMLGMVQKLDQKLPVANEYLLLSGGVREGVVDLDQEGVVDLDLDELNVCAPGTDYNMDFTLLVPALKLHDRNQPVTLDMRHSALCHSWLSLRLFDEGTISKWKGCCTIADHIXGATNYFFSPTKVADWFYDSISIXLSEIQKKPQRGMPKVEKVEKNGTIISIILGVGSSRXLYDXVPVVSFKGWPSVAQSWLMENHFWDGKITEEEVISGFYLVPACSYKDKKDNEWRLSFARSEVQLKKCISGSLMQAYQACKAIIIKLLSRSKAISPYHLRSMMLWACDQLPASYLAQEDYAAHFLLGLIDDLQHCLVNKMCPNYFIPQCNMLEHLSEETVMLHARKLSWVRSDPAEHLRTAIEHVKAANLLTLKLQRRGSTTSIPSPQSDGGDPNQPDDRLAKKLQQLVTENPGKSISVFINPDDVTRPHFRIDDKFF